The proteins below come from a single Mesobacillus jeotgali genomic window:
- a CDS encoding dihydrolipoamide acetyltransferase family protein yields the protein MAFQFKLPDIGEGIHEGEIVKWFVKPGDKVQEDDVLCEVQNDKAVVEIPSPVAGTVEEVLVDEGTVATVGQVLVTFDAPGYEHLKFKGEEEDAPAEQPKQEKTEAQVQSTLESGQKIEKEAADAPAPAGATGAGAAAAPQAEVDPNRRIVAMPSVRKYAREKGVDIRQVAGSGKNGRIVKDDIDSFLSGGAPAAAAPQADQAQAPQADEAPKAAAAQAIPEGQYPETREKMSGIRKAIAKAMVNSKHTAPHVTLMDEVDVAKLVAHRKKFKEVAAEKGIKLTFLPYVVKALTSALREYPALNTSLDDATSEIVHKHYYNIGIAADTDKGLLVPVVKDADRKSVFSISNEINELAGKARDGKLAPDEMKGASCTITNIGSAGGQWFTPVINHPEVAILGIGRIAEKPVVKDGEIVAAPVLALSLSFDHRMIDGATAQHALNHIKRLLNDPELLLMEG from the coding sequence TTGGCATTCCAATTTAAGCTGCCAGACATCGGCGAAGGTATTCACGAAGGTGAAATAGTCAAGTGGTTCGTAAAGCCTGGCGATAAAGTTCAGGAAGACGATGTACTTTGCGAAGTGCAGAATGACAAAGCAGTAGTAGAAATTCCTTCACCTGTAGCTGGTACAGTCGAAGAAGTTTTAGTAGATGAAGGAACAGTAGCAACAGTAGGACAGGTTCTTGTAACCTTTGATGCTCCTGGCTACGAGCACCTTAAGTTCAAAGGTGAAGAAGAAGATGCACCTGCTGAACAGCCTAAACAGGAAAAGACAGAAGCTCAGGTTCAATCTACTTTAGAATCCGGACAAAAAATTGAGAAAGAAGCAGCAGATGCTCCTGCTCCTGCAGGCGCAACTGGTGCTGGCGCAGCGGCTGCACCACAAGCAGAGGTCGACCCTAACCGCCGCATCGTGGCTATGCCATCTGTCCGTAAATATGCACGTGAAAAAGGTGTTGATATTCGTCAGGTTGCTGGTTCAGGAAAGAATGGCCGCATCGTGAAGGATGACATCGACAGCTTCCTAAGCGGAGGCGCTCCTGCAGCAGCTGCACCACAAGCAGATCAAGCACAGGCACCACAAGCTGATGAGGCACCTAAAGCTGCAGCTGCTCAGGCTATTCCAGAAGGACAATACCCTGAGACACGCGAGAAGATGAGCGGAATCAGAAAAGCGATCGCTAAGGCAATGGTTAATTCCAAGCATACAGCTCCACACGTAACTTTAATGGACGAAGTGGATGTAGCAAAGCTTGTGGCGCATCGCAAGAAGTTCAAAGAAGTGGCTGCAGAAAAAGGAATCAAGCTTACATTCCTTCCTTATGTGGTAAAAGCATTAACAAGTGCATTGCGTGAATACCCAGCATTGAACACATCATTAGATGATGCAACAAGCGAAATCGTTCACAAGCACTATTATAATATTGGTATTGCAGCAGACACAGACAAAGGCTTGCTTGTTCCAGTCGTAAAGGACGCTGACCGTAAATCAGTATTCTCTATCTCTAATGAGATCAATGAACTAGCAGGAAAAGCTCGTGATGGCAAGCTTGCTCCAGATGAAATGAAGGGTGCTTCATGCACTATCACGAACATCGGCTCTGCTGGCGGACAATGGTTCACTCCAGTCATCAACCATCCGGAAGTAGCGATCCTTGGTATCGGACGAATTGCTGAGAAGCCAGTTGTTAAAGATGGTGAGATTGTTGCTGCTCCTGTACTGGCGCTTTCC